Proteins co-encoded in one Ziziphus jujuba cultivar Dongzao chromosome 9, ASM3175591v1 genomic window:
- the LOC107427053 gene encoding uncharacterized protein LOC107427053: MSKPHAPAPVPRPLLKQQSWSPDAIRDEAWQRRKGSHAAVGLCRSKSVSDDDLEELKACVELGLGFDPESSDVDPRLSDTIPALGFYCAVNKQYSNSLSRSSSSSSIVSDSDAAGSSNNNLFCPGDDAEMVKTRLKQWAQVVACAVRSSSR, translated from the exons atgtCGAAACCCCACGCGCCGGCGCCGGTTCCACGGCCTCTCCTCAAGCAGCAGTCATGGTCTCCCGACGCGATCCGCGACGAGGCTTGGCAACGACGGAAGGGTTCTCATGCTGCCGTCGGTCTTTGCCGGAGCAAGAGCGTGTCGGATGACGATTTGGAGGAATTGAAAGCTTGCGTAGAGCTCGGATTGGGATTCGATCCGGAATCCTCCGATGTGGATCCGAGACTTTCGGATACTATACCGGCACTGGGATTTTACTGTGCTGTTAATAAGCAGTACAGTAATAGCTTGTCGAggtcttcttcgtcttcttctatTGTCTCTGATAGCGATGCTGCTGGAAGCTCCAACAACAACTTGTTCTGTCcag GTGACGATGCCGAGATGGTGAAGACGAGGTTGAAACAGTGGGCTCAAGTGGTTGCTTGTGCAGTACGATCTTCCTCACGCTGA